The genomic stretch TCCTAATCGGCGGATCAGTGCAGGTGCTCCTCACCATCGCCGTGGTTGCGGCGGTGGCGATGATCGCCGGCCTCTCGGTCCAGCAGGCGATCTTCTTCGGGTTCCTGCTCTCTCTCTCCAGCACGGCGATCGTGCTCTCCATCCTGCAGGGGCGCTCGGAGGTCGAGAGCCCGCATGGGCGCACGGCACTGGGCATCCTGATCTTTCAGGACCTCGTGATCATCCCGATGATGCTCCTGGTCCCGATCCTTGCCGGGGAGGCAGGCGAGGGTGCCTCTTCGATCCCGATGTTCCTGCTCACTTCGGTGGCGATACTGGGCTTCGTGATCGTCTCCGCCCGCTGGCTCGTCCCCTATCTCCTGTTTCAGGTGGCGCGACTCCGGAGCAAGGAGATCTTCCTCCTCTCGATCGTCGTCATCTGCCTCTTCACCGCATGGCTCACTGCCAGTGCCGGTCTCTCCCTCTCCCTCGGCGCCTTCCTGGCCGGGCTGATCATCTCGGAGTCCGAATACTCGCATGAGGCGCTGGGGGCCATCCTGCCCTTCAAGGACGTATTCACCAGTTTTTTCTTTATATCGGTTGGAATGCTCCTCAACATCGGCTTTTTGCTCGAAAATCCGGCGATTATCCTGGCCCTCACCGCCGGCATCGTCCTCCTGAAGGCCGCCGTCGCCGGCACCGCCACGCTTGCGATCGGCTACTCCCTGCGGACCGCCGTGCTTGCCGGACTTTCAATCAGCCAGATCGGCGAGTTTTCGTTCGTGCTCTCTGAGAGCGGCGCAAGTTACGGACTTATCGACAACGGCATGTACCAGGGCTTCCTTGCGGTGACCGTCATCTCGATGATCGCCACGCCCTTCCTGATCGATTCAGCACCTCGAGCAGCCGAACGGGCGATGCGCCTCTCCCTGCCGACCCGTATCAGGCAGGGCACGGTCCCGGAGACGAAAACGGGTGAGCACGAACAGAAAGACCATATCATCATCATCGGTTTTGGGCTTGGCGGGAGAAATGTCGCCAGAGCGGCGCGGGCCGCCGATATCCCCTATGTGATCGTCGAGACAAATCCGGAGACGGTGCGGGAAGAACGCGATCGCGGCGAACCGATCCATTACGGCGACGCCACCAGGCGGGCGGTGCTCGCCCATGCCGGCATTGCAGCGGCAAAGGTGCTCGTCATCGTCATCTCCGACCCCACGGCCACCCGGCGGATCGTCGCTGCCGCCCGCCGGGCCAACCCGCACCTGCGGATCATCGCCCGCACCCGTTACATGGGAGATATCGCCGAACTCTCACGTCTTGGCGCTGACGAGGTCGTCCCCGAGGAGTTCGTCACCTCCATCGAGATCTTCTCGCGCATCCTCTCCTCATACCTGGTGCCGCGGGACGAGATCGAGCGCTTCGCCGCAGAAGTGCGCACCGACGGGTATGTGCTCTTCAGGTCGTCTGAGGCGCCGGCACCCGCCCTTGAGGACATCGGGTTCTACCGCCCCGGCGCCGAGATCGAGAGCCTCAGGGTGAGTGCGGGCGCCCCGATCAGCGATCAGAGTCTTGGTGAAATGAATCTCCGCCGCCGGTTCGGCGTCACCGTGCTCGCAATCCGCCGGGGTGCCGGAGTGATCACGGCGCCCTGCGGCGATACCAGGATCGAGGAGGACGACATCTGCGTGGTCATCGGCCCCGAAGACCGGATCGCCGACCTCGAGCCCTTATTCCGGGGAGAAGAGAACGGGGAAGAAAACGGGAGGTGAAGGGGCATCACTGTGCAAGCAGATAGGCCTGCACCTCGAGCGCCGCCTTCGCCCCCTCACCGGCGGCAATGATGATCTGTTTGCCCTTGATCGAGGTGACGTCGCCGGCGGCAAACACGCCGGGTGAATCGGTCCGGCAGTTCTCGTCCACAATGATCTCGCCACCATCATTGAGGGCGACAAGACCGCGCACGGCATCGACATTCGGTTCGTGCCCGATCTCCGCAAACACCCCGTCCACGGCGATCTCCTCCTCGTCACCGCTCTCGTTGTTCCTGATGCGGATACCGGTGAGCACGGACTCACCCGAGAGAGCGGACACGGTGAAGGGGCGGTGGATGGTAACATTTTCGTGCTCCTTCAGGCGGTCGAGGTACACCGCATCAGCCCGGATGGTGCTCCGGACGATCATGTGGACCTGCCGGGCGATCCGTGCCATCTCGATCGCCGCCGTCACCGCCGCGTTACCGCCGCCAACGATGGCCACGTCCCGATCGCGGAAGAGCGGACCGTCACAGGTCGAACAGACCGAGACCCCCCGCCCCCAGAAGCGGTCCTCCCCCTCGACACCGAGACGACGGGGGCGCCGCCCGGTGG from Methanofollis fontis encodes the following:
- a CDS encoding cation:proton antiporter domain-containing protein, giving the protein MDAPLFDSIIIVFGLAILILFVCTRLRIPAIVGFLITGMLVGPHALGLIPDSQTVSTIAEIGIILLLFTIGMEFSFQNLLRIRRAVLIGGSVQVLLTIAVVAAVAMIAGLSVQQAIFFGFLLSLSSTAIVLSILQGRSEVESPHGRTALGILIFQDLVIIPMMLLVPILAGEAGEGASSIPMFLLTSVAILGFVIVSARWLVPYLLFQVARLRSKEIFLLSIVVICLFTAWLTASAGLSLSLGAFLAGLIISESEYSHEALGAILPFKDVFTSFFFISVGMLLNIGFLLENPAIILALTAGIVLLKAAVAGTATLAIGYSLRTAVLAGLSISQIGEFSFVLSESGASYGLIDNGMYQGFLAVTVISMIATPFLIDSAPRAAERAMRLSLPTRIRQGTVPETKTGEHEQKDHIIIIGFGLGGRNVARAARAADIPYVIVETNPETVREERDRGEPIHYGDATRRAVLAHAGIAAAKVLVIVISDPTATRRIVAAARRANPHLRIIARTRYMGDIAELSRLGADEVVPEEFVTSIEIFSRILSSYLVPRDEIERFAAEVRTDGYVLFRSSEAPAPALEDIGFYRPGAEIESLRVSAGAPISDQSLGEMNLRRRFGVTVLAIRRGAGVITAPCGDTRIEEDDICVVIGPEDRIADLEPLFRGEENGEENGR
- a CDS encoding FAD-dependent oxidoreductase; translation: MPKVKVYSTKQCPYCRMVKAFLEKNNIEYEDVDVGADTAAAEEMVALTGQYGVPVTVAGDEMIIGFDVPRLTEVFGAGGREEEVFDVIIMGAGPAGLTAAVYTTRKLLSTMIISENIGGQAMESWAIENYMGYRMVSGEDLMSKFEEQVRNLNIHLELDRVTGITRKDGTFLVKTFSDRSFLARSVIVATGRRPRRLGVEGEDRFWGRGVSVCSTCDGPLFRDRDVAIVGGGNAAVTAAIEMARIARQVHMIVRSTIRADAVYLDRLKEHENVTIHRPFTVSALSGESVLTGIRIRNNESGDEEEIAVDGVFAEIGHEPNVDAVRGLVALNDGGEIIVDENCRTDSPGVFAAGDVTSIKGKQIIIAAGEGAKAALEVQAYLLAQ